The following coding sequences lie in one Hippopotamus amphibius kiboko isolate mHipAmp2 chromosome 17, mHipAmp2.hap2, whole genome shotgun sequence genomic window:
- the ZSWIM7 gene encoding zinc finger SWIM domain-containing protein 7 isoform X1, whose protein sequence is MFPRTAPSRPSHQPPRICAPLPSCRVNGQIWACGALRRSSQAAESSQLQGSALRVPPALKCLAKALTRFLPKTCLSASVLSLYRFSDPLQVLGSSGKTYTCLASCHYCSCPAFAFSVLRKSDSLLCKHLLAVYLSQVTRTCQQLAVSDKQLTDVLLMEKIQEA, encoded by the exons ATGTTTCCCCGGACGGCTCCTTCTCGCCCATCTCACCAGCCCCCGCGCATCTGTGCACCCCTTCCATCCTGCCGGGTGAACGGGCAGATCTGGGCTTGTGGCGCTCTGAGACGGTCATCCCAAGCCGCTGAGTCATCCCAGTTACAAGGCTCTGCTTTACGTGTTCCTCCCGCTCTCAAGTGCTTGGCAAAAGCCCTTACCCGTTTTCTTCCAAAGACCTGTCTTTCTGCCTCAGTGCTGAGCCTTTACCGGTTTTCAGATCCCCTTCAG GTGCTTGGAAGTTCCGGGAAAACGTACACGTGTTTGGCCTCTTGTCACTACTGTTCGTGTCCGGCGTTTGCCTTCTCAGTGCTGCGGAAGAGTGACAGCCTCCTG TGCAAGCACCTCCTGGCAGTGTACCTCAGTCAGGTGACGAGGACCTGTCAGCAGCTGGCTGTCTCTGACAAGCAGCTGACCGACGTGTTACTGATGGAAAAGATACAAGAAGCATGA
- the ZSWIM7 gene encoding zinc finger SWIM domain-containing protein 7 isoform X2, translating into MAATAAATAREPTLPAVVEELLREMAAAVRDGAPIPDEHLLSLQFVFGSSAVQALDLVDRQAITSISSPSGRHVYQVLGSSGKTYTCLASCHYCSCPAFAFSVLRKSDSLLCKHLLAVYLSQVTRTCQQLAVSDKQLTDVLLMEKIQEA; encoded by the exons ATGGCGGCCACGGCGGCGGCCACGGCGCGGGAGCCCACGCTGCCGGCCGTGGTGGAGGAGCTGCTGAGAGAGATGGCGGCGGCGGTGCGGGACGGCGCGCCGA TTCCTGATGAGCATCTATTATC GCTGCAGTTTGTCTTCGGCTCCTCCGCCGTCCAGGCCTTGGACCTAGTTGATCGCCAGGCGATCACCTCCATCTCATCGCCCAGTGGGAGGCATGTTTACCAG GTGCTTGGAAGTTCCGGGAAAACGTACACGTGTTTGGCCTCTTGTCACTACTGTTCGTGTCCGGCGTTTGCCTTCTCAGTGCTGCGGAAGAGTGACAGCCTCCTG TGCAAGCACCTCCTGGCAGTGTACCTCAGTCAGGTGACGAGGACCTGTCAGCAGCTGGCTGTCTCTGACAAGCAGCTGACCGACGTGTTACTGATGGAAAAGATACAAGAAGCATGA